GGTGATGGGGTTGTTGGCGGCCGCGTCCACGCCCTGCGACCAGGTCGGCGTGCCCACCACCACGAGGTTGGGAGCACCGGCGCCGCGGATGGCGCCAATGATTTCCACGGCGTAGGCACGCACCTCGCTCCAGGACTCGTTGTCCGGCTCGTTGAAGATCTCGAAGATGACGTTGGGGGTGTTCTTGTAGAGCTGCGCCATCTCCGTGAAGAACGCCTTGGCCTGCGCGGTGTGCTGCGTGGCGCTGTGATCATGCCAGTCGATGATGACGTAGATGCCCTTGGCGATGGCCGCGTCGACGACCGTTTTCACCCGGGCCTTCTCCGCCGCCGGATTGGTGAGATAGCCGCCTTCCTCCACGGCCATGGCGGCGCGCACCACGGTGACCTTCCAGTTGTCCGCGAGCGAGTTGACGACGGAGGCGTTGTAGAACGCGCTGCCCCACTGGCTCCAGAAGAGGCTCATTCCCTTGAGCTGGACGGCTACGCCATTCTGGTTCTGGATTTGATTGCCCACCACCTTGAGCTGGCCATTCGTGGCCACGGGCGAGGCCACCGGCGTCGGAGTCGGGTTGGTGGGCTGGGTCGGAGCGGGGTTGGTGGGAGTGGCGGGCGAGGTGGGGGTGGTGGGGCCAGGCTCCACCACCACCGGGGGCTGCTCCCCTGGAGGATTGGGCTCTTCGATCCCACACCCGCCGAGGAGCGACAGGTGGAGGACCGCCAGACACAGACCCCGCCAGCCGCTCAGACCCCTACCGCCTGAAACCGGATTCCTCTTCATGCGCGCCTCTCGAGATGGATGCAATGTCGTCGCGGGTGTCTTTCAAACAGACACCCGCACGGCTTGGCTCATCGTCAAGCGCACGCAGGATATCTCATTGCCTCTCCAATGGGTGGGGTTTTTTACTGGTTTCTCGGTTTTTACGTATTTGTTGAAAGGGAGCTAGGGTTTCACGAGCACCAGGTCGCGCGACTGGATGAGGTCCACTTCGCCCGCGAAGTGCGCGAAGTCCTCGTACTGCTTCACCGCGATGCGGCCTCGTTCCACGCGCAAGGTCTCGTCGATGGAGAGCGTGTTGCCTTCCTGCTTCTCCGTGCGCAGCAGCCGGCCGAAGGAGCTCTCCGTCTTCAACTGCGCCTGGGGATCCGTCAGACGGTAGCCCGAGGGCATCTTCAGGCTCACCCGCGTGGTGCTCGCCTCGGTGTCGTCGATGAGCAGGGGCACGGTGCGCGTGCTGAGCTGCACGTACTGCCGTCCCAACGTCGCGGGCATGGTGATGGGCGGCAGCACCAGCGTCCCGCCGCTCGCGCGCGCGAAGCTCGTGGCCTTGAAGCCGTAGCGCACCGTGAAGGGGGCGCCCACCTGCTCCTCGCGATCGAACTTCAGCTCGGTCAGCTCCGCCCCGTTGAAGTAGCGGCCCACCGCGTTCTGGAGGGCCTGCCGCCGGCGATCGCCGGAGATGGCCTCGAAGGCCTCCGCGAGCTGGGCCGCGTCGTAGCCCGTGTAGACTTCCTCGCCGCGGCCCACGAGGTGGCCGTTTTCATCCAGCTCCAGCTCCAGCTTCACCTGCTTGCCCGGCTGCGGCTCGAGCTTCGGCGTCTTCACCTTCTCCAGGGCCCGGCCCGGCTCGGGCAGCAGGTACGCGTCGCGCTCGCCCAGCGCCGTCTCGGGCAGCTCGCCGAAGGGCGCGTAGCGCGTGGTGGTGTCCAGCCACACCGGCCCCGCGCCCGGCACCTCCGCGCGCAGCGCGATGTAGGGCAGCAGCGACTCCTCGGGGAAGAGGTACTCCGCCGGGTCTACCGAGAAGGTGCGCACCGCCGCCAGGCGCGTGGGAATCCCCAACACCTCCAGGCCTGTCTTGAGGACCCACATGCGACTGCCCCGGTCCTGCGCCACCGCGGACGCCGCCGACTGGGTCAGCCCCGCGTCCCGGCCACTGAAGCGCTTCATCACCGCCGCGTACAGTGCCTGGGCCGCCGCGAGCCCGCGCTTGTCCCCTGCCGCCTCGCGCACGAACGCCTCCAGCTCCCAGTTGAGCGCGCCCCGCTCCAGGAAGCTGTCCGCGTACACCGCCACCAGCTTGTCATTGCCCGTGGTGCCCGCGCCCACCACCACGAAGGGCAGGTATTCCTTGCTCGAGGGGCCATCCGGTTCGGGGATGAGAGGCGGTACCCCGCGCACCTCGTGGGTGAAGAGTTCCTCGTCACCCTTCACCGTGGGCGGTGGCACCCGGACGTTGTGCGCGTCCACCTTCATGCCCGTGCCCTTGGGCGCCACCACCGTGTACGTGGCGCGGTGGTCCGGCATGCTCGCCACGCTGAAGTAGAAGTCCGACGCCTTGAAGCCCGGCTGCGCCGGCCCGCGCGAGGGCTCCGCCAGCAGGTATTCGATCTCCACGTAGTCACCCACCTGCACGCCCGGCAGGCTGACGCTGTCCTTGCCCTCGATGCTCTCCGGCTCCAGCACCGTGCCATTGGCCTTGAGGGTGCGTACCGCGAGTGGCTGCGCGCCCGCGGGCAGGTTCACTTCGGCGATCTCCTGCACGCCGCTCTGCTCCAGCGCCTTCTGGATGATGTGGATGCGGGTGACCTGGGAGCCATCGGGGAAGACCCGGGTGGCGGCCGCGTCCAGCACGTAGGCGGCGGAGCTGTCCTCGGGGCCGTGGTTCTGCTCGTAGTCGCGGATGGCCTCGCGCCCGTTGATGGCGTGCGCCTGCAACACCTCCTGCCCCGTCTTCGCGCGCGTGACGGCGCGGCGCAGCGACAGGTTGTCCCCATCCAACAGGAGCGACTGCTCGCGCAGGGCGAGCGCCCCGGCGGCGTCTCCGGCCAGCTCACGCACGTCCGCCCACTTCTCCAGCACCCGGGGGTTGCGCGGCCACAGCAGGCTCAGCTCCTTGAGCGTGGCGGTGGCGTCGTCGAACCGGCGCAGGGCCACCTGCGCGGCCGCCAGCGACAGGGCGGTGGTGCCGTCCCCGGGATTGCGCGTGAGCTGCTCCCGGTAGAGGGCGACGCTGCGCTCCAGATCGCCCCGCATCCGCGCGTGCTCGGCCGCCCGCGCGAGCGAGCCCGGGCAGCCCTCCAGCGAGGTGATCAGCTCATCCGTGCGCGCCACCGCGTCGCGGCGCCTGGCCAGGTTGTAGCGCAGGCCCTGCGCCTCGCACAGGCCCGGCTGCACCTGGAGCGCCGACGCCAGGCTCTCCTCCGCCGTACTGTCCAGCTCCAGGGCCACCGCCGCGCGCGCCTCCATCATCAGCACGGGCCAGCCCGTGGGAGTCGCCGCCTTGCGCGCCGCCTTGAGCGTCTCCAGCGCCGTGGTGGGCTGGTTGTCGCCGAGGGACAGCTCGGCGCGCACCATCAGCGCCACCACGTCGCTCGCGTCCCTGACCAGCACCGCCTCCAGATCCCTCGTCGCGCGTCCGCGCGCCACCTTGCTGGGAATGGTCCGGTCCTGCACGGCCAGCTCCGCGCGCAGCGACAGCACGGCCGGGGCCTGCGAGAGCTTCGCCAGGCGCGTCATCAGCCGCCAGGAGCCGTCCGGATCCCTCGACATGCCGTCGCGCACCGCGATGAAGTCCGCGAGCAGGGTCCCCGCCTCGGCCGTGAGCGCCGCGGACAGCTCCTCGGCGCGCGGGTAGACGAGCTCCGCGCGCGCCTCCTTGGGGCCAGTGCCCCACGGGGCGGGAGCGGGTCCGGTGGCGGCGCTGTAGCGCAGGGCGGCGGGGCGCCCATCGGCGCGCGACAGCGTGACGGACACGGAGGCCTGGCGCTGATCGCGCAGCAGCTTGACGAGGACGCGGTGCCGGCCCGCGCCGAGCTGCAGGGGGCGCGCGGCCACGGTGGACGCGGCGCGCGCGAAGGCCCGGCGCTCGAGCACGGGCTGCCCGTCCAGCATCAGCTTGTACGAGGAGGCGGACGCGGCGCGCACCACGTAGACGCCCGCCTCGGGCACCTCCACGTCCGCCGCCAGCAGGTAGACATCTCCCGGGCTCGTCTCGCCCGCGATGTCCAGGCGGCTGTCGGGCGCGTGGAGGATGCGCGGCGCGAGCGGACCGAAGGGGCCGGTGAAGGGGCCCACGAGCGAGCC
Above is a window of Cystobacter fuscus DNA encoding:
- a CDS encoding glycoside hydrolase family 5 protein, with the protein product MKRNPVSGGRGLSGWRGLCLAVLHLSLLGGCGIEEPNPPGEQPPVVVEPGPTTPTSPATPTNPAPTQPTNPTPTPVASPVATNGQLKVVGNQIQNQNGVAVQLKGMSLFWSQWGSAFYNASVVNSLADNWKVTVVRAAMAVEEGGYLTNPAAEKARVKTVVDAAIAKGIYVIIDWHDHSATQHTAQAKAFFTEMAQLYKNTPNVIFEIFNEPDNESWSEVRAYAVEIIGAIRGAGAPNLVVVGTPTWSQGVDAAANNPITQYPNVAYTLHFYAGTHGQWLRDRAAAALSRGIALFVTEFGTCDASGNGNLNLNESQLWIDFMNSRKLSWANWSLHDKPETASALVPGASTTGNWPASALTPSGTFIKQKLLQ
- a CDS encoding tetratricopeptide repeat protein — encoded protein: MRTPTRALLALLLVTGLVAGCAAHSPASSEVLERAATAASNGASASRTLAFAGFHSWLVQGDMAAAQGRFDEAISKDPAEPYALYGHHLLARRAAQPRRALDAALAVVTRAPRHPLAVPSARYVLESVGVSPALDEVILTGLLAALDAGAVGEAAQLLRAAQLSVMALRPDRAAQTQVLQDLGAADTATLLGPFSAWHLLTFDEPLAPEKDGSLVGPFTGPFGPLAPRILHAPDSRLDIAGETSPGDVYLLAADVEVPEAGVYVVRAASASSYKLMLDGQPVLERRAFARAASTVAARPLQLGAGRHRVLVKLLRDQRQASVSVTLSRADGRPAALRYSAATGPAPAPWGTGPKEARAELVYPRAEELSAALTAEAGTLLADFIAVRDGMSRDPDGSWRLMTRLAKLSQAPAVLSLRAELAVQDRTIPSKVARGRATRDLEAVLVRDASDVVALMVRAELSLGDNQPTTALETLKAARKAATPTGWPVLMMEARAAVALELDSTAEESLASALQVQPGLCEAQGLRYNLARRRDAVARTDELITSLEGCPGSLARAAEHARMRGDLERSVALYREQLTRNPGDGTTALSLAAAQVALRRFDDATATLKELSLLWPRNPRVLEKWADVRELAGDAAGALALREQSLLLDGDNLSLRRAVTRAKTGQEVLQAHAINGREAIRDYEQNHGPEDSSAAYVLDAAATRVFPDGSQVTRIHIIQKALEQSGVQEIAEVNLPAGAQPLAVRTLKANGTVLEPESIEGKDSVSLPGVQVGDYVEIEYLLAEPSRGPAQPGFKASDFYFSVASMPDHRATYTVVAPKGTGMKVDAHNVRVPPPTVKGDEELFTHEVRGVPPLIPEPDGPSSKEYLPFVVVGAGTTGNDKLVAVYADSFLERGALNWELEAFVREAAGDKRGLAAAQALYAAVMKRFSGRDAGLTQSAASAVAQDRGSRMWVLKTGLEVLGIPTRLAAVRTFSVDPAEYLFPEESLLPYIALRAEVPGAGPVWLDTTTRYAPFGELPETALGERDAYLLPEPGRALEKVKTPKLEPQPGKQVKLELELDENGHLVGRGEEVYTGYDAAQLAEAFEAISGDRRRQALQNAVGRYFNGAELTELKFDREEQVGAPFTVRYGFKATSFARASGGTLVLPPITMPATLGRQYVQLSTRTVPLLIDDTEASTTRVSLKMPSGYRLTDPQAQLKTESSFGRLLRTEKQEGNTLSIDETLRVERGRIAVKQYEDFAHFAGEVDLIQSRDLVLVKP